Proteins from one Mycobacterium sp. EPa45 genomic window:
- a CDS encoding molybdopterin oxidoreductase family protein, whose translation MSRTALRICPLCEATCGMVLTIDEDRVSAARGDREDVFSHGFICPKGASFPELDNDPDRLQNPMVRRNGELLETTWAEAFAAAADGLQRVIGDAGGSSVGVYLGNPNAHTIAGSLYGPVVIKSLGTRQVYSASTLDQMPKHVSCGYLFGNPVAFTLPDLDRTDYLVVIGANPLVSNGSLATAADFPGKLKALRRRGGTLVVIDPNRTRTAELADRHIAPRPGTDAALLFAVAHVLFDEDLVDLGRLADHVSGLERVRAAARDFPPEAVAEHCGVDADEIRTLARELAAAPSAAVYGRIGTSTVGFGTLTSWLVDVVNILTGNLDRPGGVMFASSPIAGAPRPPRPGRGFATGRWRSRVSGHGEALSELPAVALAEEIETPGEGQIRALITIAGNPVLSAPDGARLSDALDGVGFMVSVDPYLNETTRHADVILPPPPPSRAAHYDLALSGAAVRNNARYSPPVLPLADGRPDECEILARLALIVLGMGPEADPKLVDDQVIATTLGKEVADEHSPVAGRSVEELTEMLPDGRGYERRLDMMLRLGPFGDGFGTDPDGLTLQKLKDQPHGVDLGPLTPRIPEVLRTPSGTIELDPEPILADIPRLHAALTSEPGFLLIGRRHLRSNNSWMHNLPALSGGSNRCTLQIHPDDAARLGLEEMAVVTGPGGKLEVPVEITDAIRPGVVSLPHGWGHTEPGTRMRVAAQHPGVNVNNLNDGTLLDPLSGTAVLNALPVEVAPAG comes from the coding sequence ATGAGTCGCACCGCTTTGCGTATCTGCCCGCTGTGCGAGGCCACCTGCGGGATGGTCCTCACCATCGACGAGGACCGGGTCAGTGCCGCACGCGGCGATCGCGAGGACGTCTTCAGTCACGGCTTCATCTGCCCCAAGGGTGCCAGCTTTCCGGAACTGGACAACGATCCCGACCGGCTGCAGAACCCGATGGTGCGCCGTAACGGCGAGCTGCTCGAGACCACCTGGGCAGAGGCGTTCGCCGCGGCAGCCGACGGACTGCAACGCGTCATCGGCGACGCCGGCGGCTCGTCGGTCGGGGTGTATCTGGGCAACCCGAACGCGCACACCATCGCCGGCTCGCTGTACGGTCCAGTCGTCATCAAGTCCCTCGGCACCCGGCAGGTGTACTCGGCCAGCACGCTGGACCAGATGCCCAAGCACGTTTCCTGCGGCTACCTGTTCGGCAACCCCGTAGCGTTCACGCTTCCCGACCTCGACCGCACCGACTACCTCGTCGTGATCGGCGCAAATCCCCTCGTGTCCAACGGATCTCTGGCCACCGCCGCCGATTTCCCCGGCAAGCTGAAGGCGCTGCGCCGCCGCGGCGGCACGCTGGTGGTGATCGACCCCAACCGGACCCGCACCGCGGAGCTGGCCGACCGCCACATCGCGCCCCGGCCCGGCACCGACGCCGCGTTGCTGTTCGCGGTCGCGCACGTACTGTTCGACGAGGATCTGGTGGACCTGGGCCGGCTGGCCGACCATGTCAGCGGGCTGGAGCGCGTGCGGGCCGCGGCACGAGACTTCCCGCCAGAGGCGGTGGCCGAGCACTGCGGGGTCGACGCCGACGAAATAAGAACGCTGGCAAGGGAACTCGCCGCCGCACCGAGTGCGGCGGTCTATGGCCGCATCGGCACCTCGACCGTCGGGTTCGGCACGCTGACGAGCTGGCTCGTCGACGTGGTGAACATTCTGACCGGAAATCTGGACCGGCCGGGCGGGGTGATGTTCGCCAGTTCGCCGATCGCCGGGGCCCCGCGGCCACCGCGTCCCGGCCGGGGTTTCGCTACCGGTCGCTGGCGCAGCCGGGTGTCCGGTCACGGCGAGGCGCTGTCCGAACTGCCCGCGGTCGCGCTGGCCGAAGAAATCGAGACACCCGGCGAGGGACAGATCCGGGCGTTGATCACGATCGCAGGCAACCCGGTGCTGTCCGCGCCCGACGGCGCCCGACTCTCCGATGCCCTGGACGGCGTCGGATTCATGGTGTCGGTGGACCCGTACCTCAACGAGACGACGCGGCATGCCGACGTCATCCTGCCGCCGCCTCCGCCTTCTCGCGCAGCGCATTACGACCTCGCGCTCAGCGGGGCCGCGGTGCGCAATAACGCCAGGTACTCCCCGCCGGTGCTGCCATTGGCCGACGGCCGGCCCGACGAGTGCGAGATCCTCGCCCGGCTGGCGCTGATCGTGCTCGGGATGGGTCCCGAAGCCGACCCGAAGCTGGTCGACGACCAGGTCATCGCGACAACGCTGGGCAAGGAAGTCGCCGACGAGCACTCCCCCGTCGCGGGCCGGTCCGTCGAGGAACTGACCGAGATGCTGCCCGACGGTCGCGGCTACGAGCGGCGCCTGGACATGATGCTGCGGCTCGGCCCGTTCGGCGACGGCTTCGGCACCGACCCGGACGGCCTGACCCTGCAGAAGCTGAAAGACCAGCCGCACGGCGTGGACCTCGGGCCGCTGACACCGCGAATTCCCGAAGTGCTCCGAACTCCTTCGGGCACAATCGAATTGGACCCGGAGCCGATCCTCGCCGACATCCCGCGCTTGCACGCGGCGCTGACCTCGGAGCCGGGGTTCCTGCTGATCGGCCGCCGGCACCTCCGGTCCAACAACAGCTGGATGCACAACCTGCCTGCGCTGTCCGGCGGCAGCAACCGCTGCACACTGCAGATCCACCCGGACGACGCCGCACGGCTGGGTCTCGAGGAGATGGCCGTCGTCACCGGCCCGGGCGGCAAACTTGAAGTGCCCGTGGAGATCACCGACGCGATCCGGCC
- a CDS encoding IclR family transcriptional regulator, producing the protein MSAVDGDRPANVRDDGIQVLRRAAAALDEIATAPGRLRLVDLHSRLGLAKSTARRLLVGLVEVGFAAVDDDGRIVLGDRLLGLANADAAHIASAFRSTLERVAEATGETVDLSVCRGGQMLFIDQIESPHRLRAVSAIGARFTLPDTANGKAALALFGDDDVDQALAVLEPAEAMRVRAEIRAIRTQRVAFDRDEHTAGISAAGIAGRTPGGNIVAISVPAPTDRFNAHSERIVAALHAALESPVWNS; encoded by the coding sequence ATTTCGGCGGTCGACGGCGATCGCCCCGCCAATGTGCGCGACGACGGCATTCAGGTCTTGCGTCGTGCCGCGGCCGCCCTGGACGAAATCGCGACCGCCCCGGGGCGGCTGCGCCTGGTCGACCTGCACAGCCGCCTGGGTTTGGCCAAGTCGACCGCGCGGCGCCTGCTCGTCGGTCTGGTCGAGGTGGGATTCGCGGCGGTGGACGACGACGGGCGCATCGTCCTCGGCGACCGACTGCTCGGCCTCGCCAATGCCGACGCCGCCCACATCGCATCCGCATTCCGGTCCACCCTGGAACGGGTGGCCGAGGCCACCGGGGAAACCGTCGACCTCTCGGTCTGTCGCGGCGGCCAGATGCTCTTCATCGACCAGATCGAGTCACCGCACCGGTTGCGCGCTGTGTCAGCCATCGGTGCTCGATTCACGTTGCCCGACACCGCCAACGGCAAGGCTGCGCTGGCTCTGTTCGGCGATGACGACGTCGACCAGGCGCTCGCCGTCCTGGAACCGGCCGAGGCGATGCGGGTGCGGGCCGAGATCCGTGCCATTCGCACGCAGCGGGTCGCGTTCGACCGCGACGAGCACACGGCCGGCATCTCCGCCGCCGGGATAGCGGGCCGCACGCCGGGCGGCAACATCGTCGCGATCTCGGTGCCCGCCCCCACCGACCGGTTCAACGCCCATTCCGAGCGCATCGTCGCCGCACTGCACGCGGCCCTGGAATCACCGGTCTGGAACAGCTGA
- a CDS encoding FAD-binding oxidoreductase, which produces MGSLPDGRHFFRGDAGYENARRATVWNQRVPDRYPDVIVQAVDDDDVVAALRYAKANNKQVSIKSGGHSWAASHLRDGAVLLDMSRVDRTSIDTDTMTAVAGPGKGGSALAAELDAAGLFFPAGHCKGVCIGGYLLQGGYGWNSRVVGPACESVIGLDVVTADGDKIYIDADHHPDLYWAARGAGPGFFAVVTAFHLKLYKKPAVLGSSFYAYPIELADEIFTWARGISADVDRRVELQIVATSSVPNAGIDRPAIVMASPAFADTEAQAKEAFGLLDQCPVVDKALVAFPYAPMALADWYTAVMSNYLEDHRYTADNMWTNASAAELLPGIHRILETLPPHPSHFLWLNWGPSPQRQDMAYSLESEIYLALYAGWMDPADDEKYGDWPRSNMAAMAPLATGIQLADENLGRRPAKFVTDENMVRLDKVRAQYDPDGRFHSWMGRL; this is translated from the coding sequence GTGGGGTCACTTCCTGACGGTCGGCATTTTTTCCGTGGCGACGCTGGTTACGAGAACGCACGCCGCGCCACGGTGTGGAATCAGCGCGTGCCGGACCGCTATCCGGACGTCATCGTCCAGGCGGTGGACGACGACGACGTGGTCGCTGCCCTGCGTTATGCCAAAGCCAACAACAAGCAGGTCAGCATCAAATCCGGCGGCCACAGCTGGGCGGCCAGCCACCTGCGCGACGGCGCGGTGCTGTTGGACATGAGCCGGGTGGACCGGACCAGCATCGACACCGACACGATGACCGCGGTCGCGGGACCGGGCAAGGGCGGCAGTGCGCTGGCCGCCGAGCTCGACGCCGCGGGACTGTTCTTCCCGGCGGGCCACTGCAAGGGCGTCTGCATCGGCGGCTACCTGTTGCAGGGCGGCTACGGCTGGAACAGCAGAGTGGTCGGACCGGCCTGCGAAAGCGTGATCGGCCTGGACGTGGTGACCGCCGACGGCGACAAGATCTACATCGACGCTGACCATCATCCCGATCTGTACTGGGCCGCCCGCGGCGCCGGGCCGGGCTTCTTCGCCGTCGTCACCGCGTTCCACCTCAAGCTCTACAAAAAGCCGGCGGTGCTGGGCAGCAGCTTCTACGCCTACCCGATCGAACTCGCCGACGAGATCTTCACCTGGGCGCGGGGCATCTCCGCCGACGTCGACCGCCGGGTCGAGTTGCAGATCGTCGCCACCAGCAGCGTGCCGAACGCGGGCATCGACCGGCCGGCGATCGTGATGGCATCGCCGGCGTTCGCCGACACCGAGGCGCAGGCCAAGGAGGCGTTCGGCCTGCTCGACCAATGCCCCGTGGTCGATAAGGCGCTCGTCGCCTTCCCGTATGCGCCGATGGCCCTTGCGGATTGGTACACCGCGGTGATGAGCAACTACCTCGAGGACCACCGGTACACCGCCGACAACATGTGGACCAACGCCTCGGCCGCCGAACTGCTGCCGGGCATTCACCGCATCCTGGAAACGCTGCCGCCGCACCCGTCGCACTTCCTGTGGCTGAACTGGGGCCCGTCCCCCCAGCGTCAAGACATGGCCTACAGCCTGGAGAGCGAGATATACCTGGCGCTGTACGCCGGCTGGATGGACCCGGCTGACGACGAAAAGTACGGCGACTGGCCACGATCCAACATGGCAGCGATGGCACCGTTGGCGACGGGCATCCAGTTGGCCGACGAGAATCTGGGCCGCCGGCCCGCCAAGTTCGTCACCGACGAGAACATGGTGCGGCTCGACAAGGTTCGCGCCCAGTACGACCCTGACGGCCGGTTCCACAGCTGGATGGGACGGCTTTAG
- a CDS encoding DAPG hydrolase family protein — MAEAYLGYRPGDKDTAWGKYFNPQMAELPRHAVVALEHGPQADQVMLGFDSVATILDAGYQQTENGYGALRGGGFHVAIRTDMPGVTPAMWDWWFGWHGSESSRYKLWHPRAHASAHWGDSGPDGSYVGRTSIIEEYLGSAYAKAAIQFVEPTAFGLDASRLGSDVAVCARLGSSEVPVDIGWFVHHVRAVAGGAEMRSRFWMGGPYIGVRRGNRLADSVIRPIAAHQLPDPRDLLVHCSQEMNHLAGFLPKIYAEFAES; from the coding sequence ATGGCCGAGGCGTACCTGGGTTACCGGCCCGGGGACAAGGACACCGCGTGGGGCAAGTACTTCAACCCGCAGATGGCCGAGCTGCCCCGGCACGCTGTCGTCGCACTCGAGCACGGTCCCCAGGCCGATCAGGTGATGCTCGGGTTCGACTCGGTCGCAACGATTCTCGACGCGGGATATCAGCAGACGGAGAACGGCTACGGCGCGCTTCGCGGCGGCGGATTCCACGTCGCGATCCGCACCGACATGCCCGGCGTGACGCCGGCCATGTGGGACTGGTGGTTCGGCTGGCACGGCAGTGAATCCAGCCGCTACAAGTTGTGGCATCCGCGTGCCCACGCCTCGGCGCACTGGGGCGACAGCGGCCCCGACGGCAGCTACGTCGGGCGGACGTCGATCATCGAGGAATACCTGGGCTCGGCGTACGCGAAGGCGGCCATCCAATTCGTCGAACCCACGGCGTTCGGACTCGACGCGTCGCGGCTCGGCTCCGACGTCGCGGTGTGCGCGCGGCTGGGCTCCAGTGAAGTACCGGTGGACATCGGCTGGTTCGTCCACCACGTCCGTGCCGTTGCGGGCGGAGCGGAAATGCGGTCGCGGTTCTGGATGGGCGGGCCGTACATCGGTGTCCGCCGGGGCAACCGGTTGGCCGACTCGGTGATCCGCCCGATCGCCGCCCATCAGCTGCCGGATCCGCGCGACCTGCTGGTGCACTGCTCGCAGGAGATGAATCATCTCGCGGGCTTCCTGCCGAAGATCTACGCGGAGTTCGCTGAATCCTGA
- a CDS encoding PE-PPE domain-containing protein has product MAFSNNFRRGWRAGGRKAALFSAAAATAVAMTMGTVTEPVAPAANAALTLDATTTGPLLWLINELGVDSISIPNIPVYGSIDINLDWTKADPVALNNVLNSALFGGYLLYTATRPNLGATGGTGPLLVAIGTGVPAAIQAYQAMLSSANGNTLPGYDPLVAAGKVNAFGQACTGGFGCSQATNVTNLPIALIRNPETPNGGLYARFAPIFNLFGMNPVSPTAGSGSSTGIRLNGAIINLALGYDALSDFPETLNPFALANSVMASVLPTYLLGGGTIKGIDTDTIIQNLVGLLLSGTTSTTYSTFVPNDLPLLEPLRLPSRILNQVFKATGVPITLGTPLADALQPALSILVNIGYTDVQTPSEGGTYNRTYDQSSQYVPFLSRATLTPQEWAAVPGDVVKALVDGFRDVLSGKPTSAPTVPDPHAPVLDPPVTVTAASAAPTGSAKSGKPSQKSSSTTSKKSSAPKASAHKGVGGSKRAAS; this is encoded by the coding sequence GTGGCGTTTTCAAACAACTTCCGGCGGGGATGGCGGGCCGGGGGTCGCAAGGCTGCGCTGTTCAGTGCAGCGGCCGCCACGGCCGTCGCGATGACCATGGGCACGGTTACTGAGCCGGTGGCGCCCGCGGCAAATGCGGCCCTGACCCTGGACGCGACCACCACCGGGCCGCTGCTGTGGCTGATCAACGAGCTCGGGGTGGACAGCATCTCGATCCCGAACATTCCGGTCTACGGGTCGATCGACATCAATCTCGATTGGACCAAGGCCGACCCGGTGGCGCTGAACAACGTACTCAACTCCGCGCTGTTTGGCGGGTACCTGCTCTACACGGCGACCAGACCGAACCTGGGGGCCACCGGTGGCACCGGACCGCTGCTCGTCGCGATCGGTACCGGCGTGCCTGCTGCAATCCAGGCGTACCAGGCGATGCTGTCCAGCGCCAACGGCAACACGCTGCCCGGGTACGACCCGCTGGTCGCGGCCGGCAAGGTCAATGCTTTTGGCCAGGCCTGCACCGGGGGGTTCGGCTGCTCACAAGCCACCAACGTCACCAATCTGCCAATTGCATTGATTCGCAACCCCGAAACGCCCAACGGCGGCTTGTACGCCCGCTTCGCGCCGATCTTCAATCTGTTCGGAATGAACCCGGTCAGCCCCACGGCCGGTTCCGGCTCGAGCACCGGCATCAGGCTCAACGGTGCGATCATCAACCTCGCCCTCGGCTATGACGCGCTGTCGGACTTCCCGGAGACGCTGAACCCGTTCGCGTTGGCGAACTCCGTGATGGCCAGCGTGCTGCCCACCTACCTGCTCGGCGGTGGAACTATCAAGGGGATTGACACCGACACGATCATCCAAAATCTGGTCGGTCTGCTTCTGTCCGGGACAACCAGCACGACCTACAGCACGTTCGTCCCCAACGACCTGCCGCTGCTGGAGCCGCTGCGGCTGCCGTCGCGCATCCTCAATCAGGTCTTCAAGGCGACGGGTGTGCCGATCACGCTGGGCACACCGCTGGCCGACGCCCTGCAGCCGGCACTGTCGATTCTGGTCAATATCGGCTACACCGACGTGCAGACGCCGAGCGAGGGTGGCACCTACAACCGCACGTATGACCAGTCCTCGCAGTATGTTCCGTTCCTGTCGCGGGCCACGCTGACGCCCCAGGAGTGGGCCGCCGTTCCCGGAGATGTGGTCAAGGCACTGGTCGATGGGTTCCGGGATGTGTTGAGCGGCAAGCCGACCAGTGCACCCACTGTGCCGGACCCGCACGCGCCGGTGCTGGACCCGCCGGTGACGGTGACCGCCGCTTCGGCGGCGCCGACCGGTAGCGCCAAGTCGGGCAAGCCCTCGCAGAAGTCGAGTTCGACGACGAGCAAGAAGAGCTCAGCGCCGAAGGCATCCGCCCACAAGGGTGTAGGCGGGTCGAAGCGGGCGGCGAGCTAG
- the ilvD gene encoding dihydroxy-acid dehydratase, which translates to MSQSPDLKPRSRDVTDGLEKAAARGMLRAVGMGDEDFAKPQIGVASSWNEITPCNLSLQRLAQAAKDGVHAAGGYPMEFGTISVSDGISMGHEGMHFSLVSREVIADSVETVMMAERLDGSVLLAGCDKSLPGMLMAAARLDLAAVFLYAGSILPGRAKLSDGTEMDVTIIDAFEAVGACARGLMSREDVDTIERAICPGEGACGGMFTANTMASAAEALGMSLPGSAAPPATDRRRDGYARRSGEAVVELLRRGITARDILTKEAFENAIAVVMAFGGSTNAVLHLMAIAHEADVKLDLADFTRIGAKVPHLADVKPFGKHVMFDVDRIGGVPVVMKALLDAGLLHGDVMTVTGETMAANLAHIAPPDPDGKVLRALSNPIHPTGGITILHGSLAPEGAVVKSAGFDSDVFEGTARVFDGERAAMDALEDGTIVAGDVVVIRYEGPKGGPGMREMLAITGAIKGAGLGKDVLLMTDGRFSGGTTGLCVGHIAPEAVDAGPIAFVRDGDRIRLDVGNGTLDVLVDDAEFDSRKAGFTPPAPKYTTGVLAKYRKLVGSAASGAVCG; encoded by the coding sequence GTGAGCCAAAGCCCCGATCTCAAGCCCCGCAGTCGCGACGTCACCGACGGTCTGGAGAAGGCCGCTGCCCGCGGGATGCTCCGCGCGGTAGGCATGGGTGACGAGGACTTCGCCAAACCGCAGATCGGGGTGGCGTCGTCCTGGAACGAGATCACCCCGTGCAACCTGTCGCTGCAGCGGCTCGCGCAGGCAGCCAAGGACGGAGTGCACGCCGCGGGTGGCTACCCGATGGAGTTCGGCACGATCTCGGTCTCGGACGGCATCTCGATGGGCCACGAGGGCATGCACTTCTCGCTGGTCTCCCGCGAGGTGATCGCCGACAGCGTCGAGACGGTCATGATGGCCGAGCGCCTGGACGGTTCGGTGCTGCTGGCCGGCTGTGACAAGTCGCTGCCCGGCATGCTGATGGCTGCTGCCCGACTCGATCTGGCGGCGGTGTTCCTCTACGCCGGGTCGATCCTGCCGGGCCGGGCGAAGTTGTCCGACGGCACCGAGATGGACGTGACGATCATCGACGCCTTCGAGGCCGTCGGTGCGTGCGCGCGCGGGCTGATGTCACGCGAGGACGTCGACACCATCGAGCGGGCGATCTGTCCGGGCGAAGGCGCGTGCGGTGGCATGTTCACCGCCAACACGATGGCGTCTGCGGCTGAGGCGCTGGGGATGTCGCTGCCGGGGAGCGCGGCCCCGCCGGCCACCGACCGGCGCCGCGACGGCTATGCGCGGCGCAGTGGTGAAGCGGTCGTGGAGCTGTTGCGCCGCGGGATCACCGCCCGCGACATCCTGACCAAGGAAGCGTTCGAGAACGCGATCGCGGTCGTGATGGCGTTCGGCGGGTCCACCAACGCGGTGCTGCATCTGATGGCGATCGCCCACGAGGCCGACGTGAAGCTCGACCTGGCGGACTTCACCCGCATCGGCGCCAAGGTGCCGCACCTGGCCGACGTCAAACCGTTCGGCAAGCACGTGATGTTCGACGTCGACCGGATCGGCGGTGTGCCGGTGGTCATGAAAGCACTGTTGGACGCTGGCCTCTTACACGGTGACGTCATGACGGTCACCGGCGAGACCATGGCGGCCAACCTCGCTCACATCGCTCCGCCGGACCCGGACGGCAAGGTGCTGCGCGCGCTGAGCAACCCGATCCATCCCACCGGCGGCATCACGATCCTGCACGGCTCGCTGGCCCCGGAGGGGGCGGTGGTCAAGTCCGCCGGCTTCGACTCCGACGTGTTCGAAGGCACCGCAAGGGTTTTCGACGGCGAGCGGGCGGCGATGGACGCACTCGAGGACGGCACGATCGTGGCCGGCGACGTCGTCGTCATCCGCTACGAGGGCCCCAAGGGTGGACCCGGGATGCGCGAGATGCTGGCGATCACCGGTGCGATCAAGGGCGCCGGCCTCGGCAAGGACGTCCTGCTGATGACCGACGGCCGGTTCTCGGGCGGCACCACCGGCCTGTGCGTCGGGCACATCGCGCCCGAGGCTGTCGACGCCGGGCCCATCGCCTTCGTTCGCGACGGTGACCGGATTCGCCTCGACGTCGGCAACGGCACGCTGGACGTGCTGGTCGACGACGCCGAATTCGATTCACGCAAAGCAGGATTCACTCCGCCCGCGCCCAAGTACACCACCGGCGTACTGGCCAAGTACCGCAAGCTGGTCGGCTCGGCCGCCAGCGGCGCGGTGTGCGGCTAG